A single Anabas testudineus chromosome 10, fAnaTes1.2, whole genome shotgun sequence DNA region contains:
- the cyfip2 gene encoding cytoplasmic FMR1-interacting protein 2 isoform X2, translating into MTTHVTLEDALSNVDLLEELPLPDQQPCIEPPPSSIMYQANFDTNFEDRNAFVTGIARYIEQATVHSSMNEMLEEGHEYAVMLYTWRSCSRAIPQVKCNEQPNRVEIYEKTVEVLEPEVTKLMKFMYFQRKAIERFCSEVKRLCHAERRKDFVSEAYLLTLGKFINMFAVLDELKNMKCSVKNDHSAYKRAAQFLRKMADPQSIQESQNLSMFLANHNRITQCLHQQLEVIPGYEELLADIVNICVDYYENKMYLTPSEKHMLLKVMGFGLYLMDGNVSNIYKLDAKKRINLSKIDKFFKLQVVPLFGDMQIELSRYIETSAHYEENKSKWTCTQSSISPQYNLCEQMVQIREDHIRFISELARYSNSEVVTGSGLDSQKSDEEYRELFDLALRGLQLLSKWSTHVMEVYSWKLVHPTDKFCNKDCPGTAEEYERATRYNYTSEEKFALVEVIAMIKGLQVLMGRMESVFNQAIRNTIYAALQDFAQVTLREPLRQAVRKKKNVLISVLQAIRKTVCDWEGAREPPNDPCLRGEKDPKGGFDIKVPRRAVGPSSTQLYMVRTMLESLIADKSGSKKTLRSSLDGPIVVAIEDFHKQSFFFTHLLNFSEALQQCCDLSQLWFREFFLELTMGRRIQFPIEMSMPWILTDHILETKEPSMMEYVLYPLDLYNDSGYYALTKFKKQFLYDEIEAEVNLCFDQFVYKLADQIFAYYKAMAGSVLLDKRFRAECKNYGVIIPYPPSNRYETLLKQRHVQLLGRSIDLNRLITQRISAAMYKSLDHAISRFESEDLTSIVELEWLLEINRLTHRLLSKHMTLDSFDAMFREANHNVSAPYGRITLHVFWELNFDFLPNYCYNGSTNRFVRTAIPFTQEPQRDKPANVQPYYLYGSKPLNIAYSHIYSSYRNFVGPPHFKTICRLLGYQGIAVVMEELLKIVKSLLQGTILQYVKTLIEVMPKICRLPRHEYGSPGILEFFHHQLKDIIEYAELKTDVFQSLREVGNAILFCLLIEQALSQEEVCDLLHAAPFQNILPRVYIKEGERLEVRMKRLEAKYAPLHLVPLIERLGTPQQIAIAREGDLLTKERLCCGLSMFEVILTRIRSFLQDGVWRGPPPTNGVMHVDECMEFHRLWSAMQFVYCIPVGTHEFTAEQCFGDGLNWAGCAIIVLLGQQRRFDLFDFCYHLLKVQRQDGKDEIIKNVPLKKMADRIRKYQILNNEIFAILNKYMKAVETDSSTVEHVRCFQPPIHQSLATTC; encoded by the exons ATGACGACCCACGTGACCCTGGAGGATGCTCTGTCCAATGTGGacctgctggaggagctgcCCCTCCCGGACCAGCAGCCATGCATCGAACCCCCTCCCTCATCTATCATGTaccag GCTAATTTTGACACCAACTTCGAAGACAGGAATGCATTCGTGACCGGCATCGCCCGTTACATAGAACAAGCCACGGTCCACTCCAGCATG AATGAGATGCTGGAGGAAGGACATGAATATGCTGTGATGCTTTACACCTGGAGAAGCTGTTCCAGAGCCATTCCCCAG GTGAAATGCAACGAGCAACCAAACAGAGTGGAGATCTATGAGAAAACAGTGGAGGTATTAGAACCTGAAGTGACCAAGCTCATGAAGTTCATGTACTTCCAG CGGAAAGCTATAGAACGGTTCTGTAGTGAAGTGAAGCGTTTGTGCCACGCCGAAAGAAGGAAAGACTTTGTGTCTGAGGCCTACCTGCTCACTCTGGGCAAATTCATTAACATGTTTGCAGTGCTGGACGAACTGAAGAACATGAAATGTAGCGTCAAGAATGATCACTCTGCCTATAAAAG GGCAGCTCAGTTCCTGAGGAAAATGGCCGACCCGCAGTCCATTCAGGAGTCCCAGAATCTCTCCATGTTTTTAGCCAACCACAACAGGATCACTCAG tGCCTGCACCAACAGTTGGAGGTGATTCCTGGGTACGAGGAACTTTTGGCCGACATTGTCAACATCTGTGTAGACTATTATGAGAACAAGATGTACTTGACACCCAGTGAGAAACACATGCTGCTCAAG GTAATGGGCTTTGGTCTGTACCTGATGGATGGGAATGTGAGTAATATCTACAAACTGGATGCCAAGAAAAGGATCAACCTGAGCAAGATAGACAAGTTCTTCAAA cttcaaGTGGTGCCACTATTTGGTGATATGCAGATAGAGTTGTCACGCTACATCGAGACAAGTGCTCACTACGAGGAAAACAAGTCCAA GTGGACGTGCACCCAGAGCAGCATCTCACCGCAGTACAACCTGTGTGAGCAGATGGTGCAGATCAGGGAGGACCACATCCGTTTCATCTCGGAGCTGGCGCGCTACAGCAACAGCGAAGTGGTGACGGGCTCGGGCCTGGACAGCCAGAAATCTGACGAGGAGTACAGGGAGCTGTTTGACCTGGCTCTGAGGGGCCTGCAGCTGCTGTCCAAGTGGAGCACACACGTCATGGAAGTT TACTCGTGGAAGCTGGTACATCCCACAGATAAATTCTGTAACAAGGACTGTCCGGGCACAGCGGAGGAGTATGAACGGGCCACGCGCTACAATTACACCAGTGAAGAGAAATTTGCCCTGGTGGAGGTCATTGCCATGATCAAAGGGCTGCAG GTTCTAATGGGCCGAATGGAGTCAGTATTTAACCAGGCCATTAGGAATACCATCTACGCAGCGCTGCAAGACTTTGCCCAGGTGACCCTCAGAGAACCTCTGCGCCAGGCTGTGCGCAAGAAGAAGAACGTCCTCATTAG TGTTCTCCAGGCCATTCGAAAGACTGTCTGTGACTGGGAGGGGGCAAGGGAACCTCCAAATGACCCCTGTCTCAGGGGAGAGAAGGACCCAAAAGGTGGATTTGACATCAAAGTGCCCCGCAGGGCTGTAGGACCCTCTAGCACTCAG CTGTATATGGTGCGCACCATGCTGGAGTCATTGATAGCAGATAAGAGTGGGTCTAAGAAGACTCTCCGCAGCAGTTTGGATGGACCCATAGTGGTGGCCATAGAAGACTTCCACAAACAGTCCTTCTTCTTCACACATCTGCTCAACTTCAGCG AGGCTCTGCAGCAGTGCTGTGACCTGTCCCAGCTGTGGTTCAGAGAGTTCTTCCTGGAGCTGACCATGGGCCGCAGGATCCAGTTCCCCATCGAGATGTCCATGCCCTGGATCCTCACAGACCACATCCTGGAGACCAAGGAGCCCTCTATGATGGA GTACGTGCTGTATCCTCTTGACTTGTATAACGACAGTGGATACTACGCTCTCACTAAGTTCAAGAAGCAGTTCCTTTATGATGAAATCGAAGCTGAG GTGAACCTCTGCTTTGATCAGTTTGTCTACAAGTTAGCAGATCAGATATTTGCCTACTACAAAGCAATGGCTGGAAG TGTCCTCCTAGACAAGCGCTTCAGAGCAGAGTGTAAAAACTATGGCGTGATCATCCCGTACCCACCATCAAACCGCTACGAGACGCTGCTCAAACAGAGACACGTACAG CTCCTAGGTCGATCTATCGACCTGAACCGGCTGATCACGCAGAGGATCTCTGCAGCGATGTACAAGTCTCTGGACCATGCCATCAGCCGCTTTGAAAGTGAAGACCTCACTTCCATAGTG GAGTTGGAGTGGCTGCTGGAGATCAACAGACTAACCCACCGGCTCCTGTCCAAGCACATGACGCTGGACAGCTTTGACGCCATGTTCCGCGAAGCCAACCACAATGTCTCCGCTCCCTACGGACGAATCACGCTCCACGTCTTCTGGGAGCTCAACTTTGATTTCCTGCCCAACTACTGCTACAACGGATCCACAAACCG CTTTGTACGTACAGCCATTCCCTTCACCCAGGAGCCTCAAAGAGACAAGCCAGCCAACGTGCAGCCTTACTACCTGTATGGGTCCAAG CCTCTGAACATTGCCTACTCCCACATATACAGCTCCTACAGAAACTTTGTTGGCCCGCCTCACTTCAAGACCATCTGCCGTCTCCTTGGTTACCAAGGCATTGCCGTAGTGATGGAAGAGCTGCTAAAGATTGTCAAGAGCCTG TTACAGGGCACCATTCTGCAGTATGTAAAAACGCTGATAGAAGTCATGCCTAAGATCTGCCGCCTACCCCGCCATGAGTATGGCTCCCCAG GTATCCTGGAGTTCTTCCACCATCAGCTCAAGGATATCATAGAGTATGCTGAGCTGAAGACAGATGTCTTCCAGAGCTTAAGGGAAGTGGGAAATGCCATCCTCTTCTGCCTGCTCATTGAACAAGCTCTG TCCCAGGAAGAAGTGTGCGACCTGCTTCACGCTGCCCCCTTCCAGAACATTCTGCCCAGAGTCTACATTAAAG AGGGAGAGCGCCTAGAAGTGAGGATGAAAAGGCTGGAAGCAAAGTATGCCCCTCTCCACCTTGTGCCTCTAATCGAGAGGTTGGGAACCCCACAG CAAATTGCCATTGCCCGTGAGGGAGACCTGCTGACCAAAGAGCGTCTGTGCTGCGGCCTCTCCATGTTCGAGGTCATCTTGACACGCATCCGCAGCTTCCTGCAGGACGGCGTGTGGCGCGGACCTCCGCCCACCAACGGTGTGATGCATGTTGACGAGTGCATGGAGTTCCACCGCCTCTGGAGTGCCATGCAGTTTGTTTACTGCATCCCTGTGGGCACACATGAGTTTACAGCAGA GCAGTGTTTTGGAGATGGATTGAACTGGGCTGGCTGTGCCATCATTGTGCTGTTGGGACAGCAGCGTCGTTTTGACCTCTTTGACTTCTGCTACCACCTTCTCAAAGTCCAAAGACAGGATGGCAAGGATGAAATCATCAAGAATGTG CCCCTGAAGAAGATGGCAGACCGCATTAGAAAGTACCAGATCCTCAACAATGAGATCTTTGCCATCCTCAACAAGTACATGAAGGCGGTGGAGACAGACAGTTCTACTGTGGAGCACGTTCGCTGTTTCCAGCCTCCTATACACCAATCCCTGGCAACCACCTGTTGA
- the cyfip2 gene encoding cytoplasmic FMR1-interacting protein 2 isoform X1: MTTHVTLEDALSNVDLLEELPLPDQQPCIEPPPSSIMYQANFDTNFEDRNAFVTGIARYIEQATVHSSMNEMLEEGHEYAVMLYTWRSCSRAIPQVKCNEQPNRVEIYEKTVEVLEPEVTKLMKFMYFQRKAIERFCSEVKRLCHAERRKDFVSEAYLLTLGKFINMFAVLDELKNMKCSVKNDHSAYKRAAQFLRKMADPQSIQESQNLSMFLANHNRITQCLHQQLEVIPGYEELLADIVNICVDYYENKMYLTPSEKHMLLKVMGFGLYLMDGNVSNIYKLDAKKRINLSKIDKFFKLQVVPLFGDMQIELSRYIETSAHYEENKSKWTCTQSSISPQYNLCEQMVQIREDHIRFISELARYSNSEVVTGSGLDSQKSDEEYRELFDLALRGLQLLSKWSTHVMEVYSWKLVHPTDKFCNKDCPGTAEEYERATRYNYTSEEKFALVEVIAMIKGLQVLMGRMESVFNQAIRNTIYAALQDFAQVTLREPLRQAVRKKKNVLISVLQAIRKTVCDWEGAREPPNDPCLRGEKDPKGGFDIKVPRRAVGPSSTQLYMVRTMLESLIADKSGSKKTLRSSLDGPIVVAIEDFHKQSFFFTHLLNFSEALQQCCDLSQLWFREFFLELTMGRRIQFPIEMSMPWILTDHILETKEPSMMEYVLYPLDLYNDSGYYALTKFKKQFLYDEIEAEVNLCFDQFVYKLADQIFAYYKAMAGSVLLDKRFRAECKNYGVIIPYPPSNRYETLLKQRHVQLLGRSIDLNRLITQRISAAMYKSLDHAISRFESEDLTSIVELEWLLEINRLTHRLLSKHMTLDSFDAMFREANHNVSAPYGRITLHVFWELNFDFLPNYCYNGSTNRFVRTAIPFTQEPQRDKPANVQPYYLYGSKPLNIAYSHIYSSYRNFVGPPHFKTICRLLGYQGIAVVMEELLKIVKSLLQGTILQYVKTLIEVMPKICRLPRHEYGSPGILEFFHHQLKDIIEYAELKTDVFQSLREVGNAILFCLLIEQALVSQEEVCDLLHAAPFQNILPRVYIKEGERLEVRMKRLEAKYAPLHLVPLIERLGTPQQIAIAREGDLLTKERLCCGLSMFEVILTRIRSFLQDGVWRGPPPTNGVMHVDECMEFHRLWSAMQFVYCIPVGTHEFTAEQCFGDGLNWAGCAIIVLLGQQRRFDLFDFCYHLLKVQRQDGKDEIIKNVPLKKMADRIRKYQILNNEIFAILNKYMKAVETDSSTVEHVRCFQPPIHQSLATTC, encoded by the exons ATGACGACCCACGTGACCCTGGAGGATGCTCTGTCCAATGTGGacctgctggaggagctgcCCCTCCCGGACCAGCAGCCATGCATCGAACCCCCTCCCTCATCTATCATGTaccag GCTAATTTTGACACCAACTTCGAAGACAGGAATGCATTCGTGACCGGCATCGCCCGTTACATAGAACAAGCCACGGTCCACTCCAGCATG AATGAGATGCTGGAGGAAGGACATGAATATGCTGTGATGCTTTACACCTGGAGAAGCTGTTCCAGAGCCATTCCCCAG GTGAAATGCAACGAGCAACCAAACAGAGTGGAGATCTATGAGAAAACAGTGGAGGTATTAGAACCTGAAGTGACCAAGCTCATGAAGTTCATGTACTTCCAG CGGAAAGCTATAGAACGGTTCTGTAGTGAAGTGAAGCGTTTGTGCCACGCCGAAAGAAGGAAAGACTTTGTGTCTGAGGCCTACCTGCTCACTCTGGGCAAATTCATTAACATGTTTGCAGTGCTGGACGAACTGAAGAACATGAAATGTAGCGTCAAGAATGATCACTCTGCCTATAAAAG GGCAGCTCAGTTCCTGAGGAAAATGGCCGACCCGCAGTCCATTCAGGAGTCCCAGAATCTCTCCATGTTTTTAGCCAACCACAACAGGATCACTCAG tGCCTGCACCAACAGTTGGAGGTGATTCCTGGGTACGAGGAACTTTTGGCCGACATTGTCAACATCTGTGTAGACTATTATGAGAACAAGATGTACTTGACACCCAGTGAGAAACACATGCTGCTCAAG GTAATGGGCTTTGGTCTGTACCTGATGGATGGGAATGTGAGTAATATCTACAAACTGGATGCCAAGAAAAGGATCAACCTGAGCAAGATAGACAAGTTCTTCAAA cttcaaGTGGTGCCACTATTTGGTGATATGCAGATAGAGTTGTCACGCTACATCGAGACAAGTGCTCACTACGAGGAAAACAAGTCCAA GTGGACGTGCACCCAGAGCAGCATCTCACCGCAGTACAACCTGTGTGAGCAGATGGTGCAGATCAGGGAGGACCACATCCGTTTCATCTCGGAGCTGGCGCGCTACAGCAACAGCGAAGTGGTGACGGGCTCGGGCCTGGACAGCCAGAAATCTGACGAGGAGTACAGGGAGCTGTTTGACCTGGCTCTGAGGGGCCTGCAGCTGCTGTCCAAGTGGAGCACACACGTCATGGAAGTT TACTCGTGGAAGCTGGTACATCCCACAGATAAATTCTGTAACAAGGACTGTCCGGGCACAGCGGAGGAGTATGAACGGGCCACGCGCTACAATTACACCAGTGAAGAGAAATTTGCCCTGGTGGAGGTCATTGCCATGATCAAAGGGCTGCAG GTTCTAATGGGCCGAATGGAGTCAGTATTTAACCAGGCCATTAGGAATACCATCTACGCAGCGCTGCAAGACTTTGCCCAGGTGACCCTCAGAGAACCTCTGCGCCAGGCTGTGCGCAAGAAGAAGAACGTCCTCATTAG TGTTCTCCAGGCCATTCGAAAGACTGTCTGTGACTGGGAGGGGGCAAGGGAACCTCCAAATGACCCCTGTCTCAGGGGAGAGAAGGACCCAAAAGGTGGATTTGACATCAAAGTGCCCCGCAGGGCTGTAGGACCCTCTAGCACTCAG CTGTATATGGTGCGCACCATGCTGGAGTCATTGATAGCAGATAAGAGTGGGTCTAAGAAGACTCTCCGCAGCAGTTTGGATGGACCCATAGTGGTGGCCATAGAAGACTTCCACAAACAGTCCTTCTTCTTCACACATCTGCTCAACTTCAGCG AGGCTCTGCAGCAGTGCTGTGACCTGTCCCAGCTGTGGTTCAGAGAGTTCTTCCTGGAGCTGACCATGGGCCGCAGGATCCAGTTCCCCATCGAGATGTCCATGCCCTGGATCCTCACAGACCACATCCTGGAGACCAAGGAGCCCTCTATGATGGA GTACGTGCTGTATCCTCTTGACTTGTATAACGACAGTGGATACTACGCTCTCACTAAGTTCAAGAAGCAGTTCCTTTATGATGAAATCGAAGCTGAG GTGAACCTCTGCTTTGATCAGTTTGTCTACAAGTTAGCAGATCAGATATTTGCCTACTACAAAGCAATGGCTGGAAG TGTCCTCCTAGACAAGCGCTTCAGAGCAGAGTGTAAAAACTATGGCGTGATCATCCCGTACCCACCATCAAACCGCTACGAGACGCTGCTCAAACAGAGACACGTACAG CTCCTAGGTCGATCTATCGACCTGAACCGGCTGATCACGCAGAGGATCTCTGCAGCGATGTACAAGTCTCTGGACCATGCCATCAGCCGCTTTGAAAGTGAAGACCTCACTTCCATAGTG GAGTTGGAGTGGCTGCTGGAGATCAACAGACTAACCCACCGGCTCCTGTCCAAGCACATGACGCTGGACAGCTTTGACGCCATGTTCCGCGAAGCCAACCACAATGTCTCCGCTCCCTACGGACGAATCACGCTCCACGTCTTCTGGGAGCTCAACTTTGATTTCCTGCCCAACTACTGCTACAACGGATCCACAAACCG CTTTGTACGTACAGCCATTCCCTTCACCCAGGAGCCTCAAAGAGACAAGCCAGCCAACGTGCAGCCTTACTACCTGTATGGGTCCAAG CCTCTGAACATTGCCTACTCCCACATATACAGCTCCTACAGAAACTTTGTTGGCCCGCCTCACTTCAAGACCATCTGCCGTCTCCTTGGTTACCAAGGCATTGCCGTAGTGATGGAAGAGCTGCTAAAGATTGTCAAGAGCCTG TTACAGGGCACCATTCTGCAGTATGTAAAAACGCTGATAGAAGTCATGCCTAAGATCTGCCGCCTACCCCGCCATGAGTATGGCTCCCCAG GTATCCTGGAGTTCTTCCACCATCAGCTCAAGGATATCATAGAGTATGCTGAGCTGAAGACAGATGTCTTCCAGAGCTTAAGGGAAGTGGGAAATGCCATCCTCTTCTGCCTGCTCATTGAACAAGCTCTGGT GTCCCAGGAAGAAGTGTGCGACCTGCTTCACGCTGCCCCCTTCCAGAACATTCTGCCCAGAGTCTACATTAAAG AGGGAGAGCGCCTAGAAGTGAGGATGAAAAGGCTGGAAGCAAAGTATGCCCCTCTCCACCTTGTGCCTCTAATCGAGAGGTTGGGAACCCCACAG CAAATTGCCATTGCCCGTGAGGGAGACCTGCTGACCAAAGAGCGTCTGTGCTGCGGCCTCTCCATGTTCGAGGTCATCTTGACACGCATCCGCAGCTTCCTGCAGGACGGCGTGTGGCGCGGACCTCCGCCCACCAACGGTGTGATGCATGTTGACGAGTGCATGGAGTTCCACCGCCTCTGGAGTGCCATGCAGTTTGTTTACTGCATCCCTGTGGGCACACATGAGTTTACAGCAGA GCAGTGTTTTGGAGATGGATTGAACTGGGCTGGCTGTGCCATCATTGTGCTGTTGGGACAGCAGCGTCGTTTTGACCTCTTTGACTTCTGCTACCACCTTCTCAAAGTCCAAAGACAGGATGGCAAGGATGAAATCATCAAGAATGTG CCCCTGAAGAAGATGGCAGACCGCATTAGAAAGTACCAGATCCTCAACAATGAGATCTTTGCCATCCTCAACAAGTACATGAAGGCGGTGGAGACAGACAGTTCTACTGTGGAGCACGTTCGCTGTTTCCAGCCTCCTATACACCAATCCCTGGCAACCACCTGTTGA